The uncultured Fretibacterium sp. sequence GATGTTTTGATGCCTGGATTCTGATAAGGAGCCCTCACGTGCAGCTTTCCGCATCCCCCATGGGGCAGTACGTCCCCATCGATTCCCCGGTTCACCGGCTGGACCCGCGAGCCAAGCTCTTCATGCTCGTGCTCTTGGTGTCGGCCGTGTTCGTCTCGGACGATCCCCTGTCGCTGGGGCTCTGCACCCTGGCCTTCTTCGGGGCGATGGCCCTGTCCCGCCTATCCTGGCGGGCGGTGCTGCGTTCCTCCCGTCCCATCCTGTTCCTGGTTGCCTTCACGTTTGTCTTCAACATCGTCTCCGAGCTCTGGATGGGGCGTCCGACAGGCCTCGCCCTGGTTCGTGGAGGGCTTACGGCGCTTCGTCTGACGGTGCTGATGCTCTTTGCCCTGCTGCTGCCCCTGACGACGGCCCCGCTCGAGCTGGCCGACGGATTGGAGCGCCTGCTCCACCCCCTTGCCCGATTCGGCTTCCCCGCCCATGAGTGCGCGATGATGGTCGGGGTGGCGCTGCGCTTCATCCCCCTGCTGATGGAGGAGACGGACCGGATCATCCGGGCGCAGCTCTCCCGGGGAGCCCGCCTGGACCAGGGAGGGCTCGTCCGTCGCGTCATGGCCTTCTTCCCCGTCCTGATCCCCCTATTCGTCATTGTCTTCCGCCGTGCGGACGAGATGGCTCTGGCCATGGAGGCCAGGGGGTACCGCGGGGGGGAGGGGAGGACGAGGCGGCGTCCCCTGGCCTGGAAAACGAGCGATACGCGTGTCGTCGCCCTGACGGTGTGTGCCGTCGCCCTCCTTCTTGCCGCGAGGAGGTTCTGGCTGTGAGCCCCCGGAAGTACGCCGCGCGGATCGCTTACAGGGGGGGCGCCTATTCGGGCTGGCAGCGCCAGAAGGAGGGGCTGGGCGTCCAGGAGGTCCTGGAGGAGGCCCTATCCCGGTTGGCGTCCGGCCCGGTCCGCGTGATCGGGGCGGGGCGGACCGACAAGGGGGTCCATGCCGTGGGGCAGGTGGCCTCCTTTCGGATGGACCGCGACTGGGCGCCGGAGCGTCTGCAGCTGGCCGCCAACTTTCACCTGCCCGAGGACGTTCGGGTCATGGGCGTCTACCCGGTCTCCGAGCACTTCAATGCGCGGCGCAGCGCCCTGTGGCGGGAGTACCGTTACTTTATCTGGCACGGCTGGGTCTGCCCGCCGCACCTGAACGGGCTTGTCTGGTGGCGGAAGGTCCCCTGGGCGATCGACCGGGCCCGGGCCGCCTGCCGCCTCCTGGAGGGCGAGCACAATTTCAGGGCCTTCTGCAAGACGGGCGAGTGCCCGGAGCGGAGCGTGCGAACCCTGGAGCGCGTCCGCTGCCGGCGCTGGGGACCGATGACCGTGCTCTCGGTCCGCGCGCCCTCGTTCCTGATGAACATGGTGCGCATCATCGTGGGCAACGTCGATGCCGTGGCACGGGGCAAGGAGTCCCTGGACTGGCTGGAGGCCCTTTTGGCGGGGGACGAACGTTCCCGTTCCGCCGTGACGGCGCCGGCCTGCGGGCTCTATTTTTGGAGGGCCGGGTATCGGGAGCTTCCGGATGGGGGGACCTTGGGGCGCGATGGGTTCTGGGGCGGGAGCCTGGGGAGTCCCGACGGCAGGGACTCGGCCGGAGTCGGGCGTGCTGACCCGCTTTGAAAGGCGTGGGGGGAACTGTTATAATTCCTTACTGTGTGTGCAAACAGGCGGCCTCCGAAGGGGCGGCCGCGGTTTTTCCTTACCGAAAGGAAGTGCAACAATGAAACTGAGCAACGACGAGGTGCGCGAGATCGCCCTGGAGGCAAGGCTGACCCTGGACGACGCCGAGCTGGAGAAGGCGGCTCGCTACATCAATAACTTCCTCTCCATGCTGGATCGCTTCAAGGAACTGGATCTTAAAGAGGTGGAGCCCTTCTGCTTCGCGGAGAAGACGGAGTGCCCGCTTCGCGAGGACGTCCTTACCCCCTTCGGCGACGTGAGGGCGATCCTGGACGAGGGGCCGCATCGAGTTGGGGATTATTTCAAGGTCCCCCGCATCATGGAGGAATAGGCGATGGAGCTTTACGAGTTGAACCTGAGGTCGGCGGCCGAGGGTGTCCGGACAAAAAAATTTTCCGCTCTGGAGCTCTTCGACTCCTGTCTTGCCCGTGCCGCGGCCTGCGAGCCGAACCTCTCCGCCCTCATCACGACGACGGTCGAAGCCGGCCGCGAGATGGCGCGCAGGGCGGACGAGCGCCTGGCGAAGGGGGAGGAGCCGGGGCCCCTGGTGGGGGTTCCCGTTGTTTTGAAGGACAACCTCTGCACCAAGGGCGTGCGCACCACGGCGGGGAGCGCCATTCTGGGCGACTGGAAACCTCCCTACGACGCGACCGTCTGGGAGCTCCTGAGGGACGCCGGGGCCGTCCTGCTGGGCAAGTCCAATATGGACGAGTTCGCGATGGGCAACACCTGCGGCAGCTCGGCCTTCGGTCCGACGCGGAACCCATGGGATACGACGCGCGTTCCGGGCGGCAGCTCGGGCGGCAGCGCAGCGGCGGTCTCGGCGGGCTATGCCCCGTTCTCGCTCGGCAGCGACACGGGGGGGTCCATCCGTCAGCCCGCCTCCTATTGCGGCGTCTATGGACTGAAACCGACCTATGGCCTGGTCAGCCGCTACGGCGTCATCTCCTACGGCTCCTCCCTCGATCAGGTCGGCCCCTTCGCCCGGACGGTCGGGGACCTGCACGCCATCATGGGCGTCCTGGCCTGTCACGACCCCAGGGACTCCAGCAGCGTCCGGGGCAAGAGTCTTGACTTTTCCCCCACTCCGGAGGACCTGAAGGGCAAGCGTATCGGATTGGTCAGGGAGTTCCAGGGCTTTACCCTGGAAGCCCCCATCGCCGACGCCATGGCGCGCGTCCGTGGGCTTCTCGAGGATGCCGGGGCGGAGATCGTCGAGGTCGAGCTCCCGATCGTGGCGCGCTATGCGGTGTCCTGCTACTACGCCATCGCCATGTCCGAGGCCCATACCAACCTCGAGCGGTACGACGGCGTGCGATATGGCCGCACCGTGGACGACGCCGAGGGGATCAAGGAGATGTTCGAGAGGGTCCGTTCCAGGGGGTTCGGCATAGAGGTCAAGTCGCGCATCATCGCGGGCACCTGCCTGACCGAGCCGGTCCGGAGCGAGGAGTACTACGTCGCGGCGACGAAGGTGCGGACCCTTATTGCCCAGGAGTTCGCCAGGGTTTTCGGCGCGGCCGATTTCATCCTCCAGCCCGTCACCCCCGCCCTGCCTGCCCCTGTCGGAGGGGCGAACAAGGATGCGATGAAGGGATACGAGTCGGACCTCTACACGCTACCCGTGAACATGGCCGGGCTGCCCGGGCTGTCCTTCTTCACGGGGTATTCTCCCTCGGGGCTGCCCGTGGGCCTGCAGCTCGTCGGGCCTCGATGGAGCGATGACCGCCTTCTGGACGTAGGGCTGACCCTGGAGGGGCTGCTGGGCTCGCCCCGAATCGCGAAGGGAGGTC is a genomic window containing:
- the gatA gene encoding Asp-tRNA(Asn)/Glu-tRNA(Gln) amidotransferase subunit GatA — encoded protein: MELYELNLRSAAEGVRTKKFSALELFDSCLARAAACEPNLSALITTTVEAGREMARRADERLAKGEEPGPLVGVPVVLKDNLCTKGVRTTAGSAILGDWKPPYDATVWELLRDAGAVLLGKSNMDEFAMGNTCGSSAFGPTRNPWDTTRVPGGSSGGSAAAVSAGYAPFSLGSDTGGSIRQPASYCGVYGLKPTYGLVSRYGVISYGSSLDQVGPFARTVGDLHAIMGVLACHDPRDSSSVRGKSLDFSPTPEDLKGKRIGLVREFQGFTLEAPIADAMARVRGLLEDAGAEIVEVELPIVARYAVSCYYAIAMSEAHTNLERYDGVRYGRTVDDAEGIKEMFERVRSRGFGIEVKSRIIAGTCLTEPVRSEEYYVAATKVRTLIAQEFARVFGAADFILQPVTPALPAPVGGANKDAMKGYESDLYTLPVNMAGLPGLSFFTGYSPSGLPVGLQLVGPRWSDDRLLDVGLTLEGLLGSPRIAKGGL
- the gatC gene encoding Asp-tRNA(Asn)/Glu-tRNA(Gln) amidotransferase subunit GatC, translating into MKLSNDEVREIALEARLTLDDAELEKAARYINNFLSMLDRFKELDLKEVEPFCFAEKTECPLREDVLTPFGDVRAILDEGPHRVGDYFKVPRIMEE
- a CDS encoding energy-coupling factor transporter transmembrane protein EcfT, which gives rise to MQLSASPMGQYVPIDSPVHRLDPRAKLFMLVLLVSAVFVSDDPLSLGLCTLAFFGAMALSRLSWRAVLRSSRPILFLVAFTFVFNIVSELWMGRPTGLALVRGGLTALRLTVLMLFALLLPLTTAPLELADGLERLLHPLARFGFPAHECAMMVGVALRFIPLLMEETDRIIRAQLSRGARLDQGGLVRRVMAFFPVLIPLFVIVFRRADEMALAMEARGYRGGEGRTRRRPLAWKTSDTRVVALTVCAVALLLAARRFWL
- the truA gene encoding tRNA pseudouridine(38-40) synthase TruA, which gives rise to MSPRKYAARIAYRGGAYSGWQRQKEGLGVQEVLEEALSRLASGPVRVIGAGRTDKGVHAVGQVASFRMDRDWAPERLQLAANFHLPEDVRVMGVYPVSEHFNARRSALWREYRYFIWHGWVCPPHLNGLVWWRKVPWAIDRARAACRLLEGEHNFRAFCKTGECPERSVRTLERVRCRRWGPMTVLSVRAPSFLMNMVRIIVGNVDAVARGKESLDWLEALLAGDERSRSAVTAPACGLYFWRAGYRELPDGGTLGRDGFWGGSLGSPDGRDSAGVGRADPL